A part of Paenibacillus donghaensis genomic DNA contains:
- a CDS encoding acetate/propionate family kinase, whose translation MNILVINSGSSSLKYQLYNMTDESVLAKGLVERIGMDSSILNHKPTGKQEVTEVSEILEHNTAIRKVLACLTDKEHGVLESIDEINAVGHRVVHGGEFFKDSAYVDAEAKTKIRQLFDLAPLHNPAAMMGITATEINMPGVPQVVVFDTAFHQTMPEKAYMYAIPRVLYNKYKVRRYGAHGTSHEFVSSLAADYLERPLEDLKIITCHIGNGASVTAVQGGVSVDTSMGMTPLEGLMMGTRSGDLDPAIVPYVMNKEELSVGEVNSMLNKHSGLLAISGVSSDMRDIIDGAEKGEPNSTLAFDMYEYRLRKYIGSYTAAMNGVDVIVFTAGVGENASLLREKVLNNLTFLGIELDAEANKIRSGDPRRISTADSKVQVLIVPTNEELVIARDTHRIVQGIQG comes from the coding sequence ATGAATATTCTAGTAATTAACTCAGGAAGTTCCTCATTGAAATACCAGCTGTATAACATGACTGACGAATCTGTGCTGGCCAAAGGTCTGGTAGAACGAATTGGGATGGATTCCTCCATCCTGAACCACAAGCCAACGGGCAAACAGGAAGTTACAGAAGTCAGCGAAATTCTTGAGCACAATACAGCGATCCGCAAGGTGCTTGCTTGTCTGACCGACAAGGAACATGGCGTGCTGGAATCGATTGATGAGATCAATGCGGTAGGACACCGTGTCGTACATGGCGGTGAATTCTTCAAAGACTCCGCTTATGTGGACGCCGAAGCCAAGACCAAGATTCGTCAACTGTTTGATCTGGCTCCGCTGCATAACCCGGCTGCCATGATGGGGATCACAGCTACCGAGATTAACATGCCTGGCGTTCCCCAGGTGGTTGTATTCGATACAGCGTTCCACCAGACCATGCCTGAGAAGGCGTATATGTACGCGATTCCGAGAGTGCTGTACAACAAATATAAGGTTCGCCGCTATGGCGCGCATGGCACTTCCCATGAGTTCGTAAGCTCGTTGGCTGCGGATTATCTGGAACGCCCGCTTGAAGACCTCAAGATCATTACCTGCCACATCGGTAACGGTGCCAGCGTAACGGCTGTACAGGGCGGTGTATCAGTGGATACTTCCATGGGTATGACTCCGCTGGAAGGCCTGATGATGGGTACACGCAGCGGTGACCTTGATCCGGCTATCGTACCATATGTTATGAACAAGGAAGAGCTGTCGGTGGGCGAAGTCAACTCCATGCTGAACAAGCACAGCGGACTGCTGGCGATTTCCGGCGTGAGCAGCGACATGCGCGATATTATCGATGGTGCAGAGAAGGGCGAGCCTAACTCTACGCTGGCTTTTGACATGTATGAGTACCGTCTGCGCAAGTACATCGGCTCTTATACAGCGGCAATGAACGGTGTCGACGTGATCGTCTTCACAGCGGGCGTCGGCGAGAATGCTTCGCTGCTGCGCGAGAAGGTGCTGAATAATCTGACATTCCTTGGCATCGAATTGGATGCGGAAGCCAACAAGATCCGCTCCGGCGATCCGCGCCGCATCTCTA
- a CDS encoding 3-hydroxyacyl-CoA dehydrogenase family protein — protein sequence MNFKKIGVIGGGTMGQGIAEMLAAKGLDVMLVEKTAERLNYSYDMIETSLDKQLEKWAITQAEKKLILSRIQKVTHFAELSSCDMVIETITEDLEAKQKVFNQLDQVCPSHIILASNTSTLSLTELASSTMYPERVIGMHFIYPVAKVDLVEIVRGLKTSDATFEDTKAFVDEIVEKKGVMIYESPGFVTSRLICLFINEALHVLQEGVATPEDIDDAMRIGYQFQYGPFEMADRFGLDSVLAALEQMFREYGELKYRPSTILKKMVRAGQLGMKSGEGFFKYDKDGDRV from the coding sequence ATGAATTTTAAGAAAATAGGTGTCATCGGCGGTGGCACAATGGGTCAGGGGATTGCCGAAATGCTGGCAGCCAAAGGCCTGGATGTAATGCTGGTGGAGAAAACTGCAGAAAGACTTAACTACTCCTACGATATGATCGAGACCAGTCTCGACAAACAGCTGGAGAAATGGGCGATTACCCAGGCCGAGAAGAAACTGATTCTCAGCCGTATCCAGAAGGTGACACATTTCGCTGAGCTCAGCTCTTGTGACATGGTTATTGAGACCATCACCGAAGATCTGGAAGCGAAACAGAAGGTATTCAATCAGCTTGACCAAGTGTGTCCAAGCCATATCATTCTTGCCAGCAACACCTCAACGCTCAGCTTGACAGAGCTTGCCAGCTCGACCATGTACCCGGAGCGTGTAATTGGCATGCATTTCATATATCCCGTTGCCAAGGTGGATCTGGTCGAAATCGTCCGCGGACTGAAGACTTCAGATGCCACTTTTGAAGATACCAAGGCTTTTGTAGATGAGATTGTGGAGAAAAAAGGCGTTATGATCTACGAATCCCCCGGATTTGTAACTTCACGTCTCATTTGCCTGTTCATCAATGAAGCCCTGCATGTGCTGCAGGAAGGTGTCGCTACTCCTGAGGATATCGACGATGCAATGCGTATCGGCTATCAGTTCCAATATGGCCCGTTCGAAATGGCAGACCGCTTCGGTCTGGATTCGGTGCTGGCTGCACTGGAGCAGATGTTCCGCGAATACGGCGAACTGAAATACCGCCCTTCTACAATTCTGAAGAAGATGGTGCGGGCAGGACAGCTGGGCATGAAATCGGGCGAAGGATTCTTCAAGTACGACAAGGATGGTGACCGTGTATGA